The sequence ctcgcacctattattttcatagggatagcaaaatacgtcatttttgcgtgtaaaaaaatccgccatttctaattcagcagagacagcaagacaaatcgattttttggttaattttttcaACCTGTATTTACTACATTTCgcagaaattaatatacgcattctttaatattttttggtctactaaagtgtgttttagcaaaaaaactcatatcaatgtgtgcatgtttataaagaaagaaagtgaaatatgtaattggATAGTATGAATAAtcgtgtgttgttgttgttgtcgtgagcaattctaatgcagaatagtaaattttgatttccacatacaagaaaaaaaattcttgttacaGTGCTTATATGGATCTACTTAAAAAAACataccattaagatttattatccaaaattgaaaaaaatgattagaaaattcggtgtaaaaaacggctgtgtgcaataaaatagcccCTCTTGTTGAGATACTCATCTATGGTCTCCATTAAAtattgtgacggaggtgtgtttgcagcagcaaagtgaacccaaacagtgtaggtcgtggcaatgacgccacatccagttataccaaggtatataccacaacagcatcCAGGTAATGCAATACCACGATAGCAGCAGTAGCAACCTCCCCAGGCTGGCTatcatcgttgatttataaaaaaacagtgtCATGCATCTGTAATACTTAAATATATTCGtctgttgaaacagtttccacgattcactgttcaacgaaagcagcagctcagcgtatgccaccaccgaacagctgataacaaaaacgtggatgcacagcagtttaaGGCCAAAATGGAAGTTGGAGAAATAgctgaaaataaggtaaatatatgtttcgcgttattaacaaaatcgccctaaattttatgaattaacagatcgctacggacgacaaagcacccgaacgtgtgatcaaagaaagcactacagaaattattgccggcggggccgtattctacaatccagtacaagaatttaatcgtgatttaagtatttcagtacttaatgtatattcaaagcggttgataagagagcgGGAAGCGGCGACGCATAAAAATGCACAAAATACAAACGAaagcaatgctaatgacaagaaaccataCACCGCTAGTGTAAAATACGACGAtggactgcgaatattggaagcgctttttgcaacaggtttacgtagcatacgttatgcaaaagaagtagcaggcgttcgtgaaattgttgcaaatgatctatctaaggtggcagtagatTCCATTTGCGTAAATATGCTacacaatggagtggaacatttaattgtgccaagcgaagggtatgcaatgtaggtttgatatacgaatcaatagctagtgatttaactgtaataataataaaattcgcaataggaTTCTCATGTACCTTCcaacttcatatgagaagcgtttcgatgttataaacctagatccttatggttgtctgaatcgctttctggatggcgctatacaatcactgacgAGTGGGGGTTTATTACTTGTAACTGCGACTGATATGGCTGTGCTGGCTGGCAATACgcctttgcgtatgaaatgctgccatgagatgggattgcgtatactattgcattgcattgaaacgcacgctaatcgttatggaaaatatattgagccacttttgagcatttctgccgatgtttatatacgcgtatttgtgTATGTGCGTAGGAgtcaagcgaagtgtaaatatagcatgaggttggtatacagcattttggccttttaccacaatccaattacgtaccatatctttatattatgaacacagcaaacaatcaatgatatttcaatgCACTGGTGATACCTATACGCTACAGCCTATGGGTATTGTTAAAAGCAAGATCTCAGATAAAGACAATGCGGAAGTAAAATGCGGTATATATGCggtaatatatacctattattaaaaattaaaatagctgaaaataaggtaaatatatgtttcgcgttattaacaaaatcgccctaaattttatgaattaacagatcAACATTTTTTCTCGATTTacgaacacatttagaaaggctaCAATTGGGCTACAAAGGGAAAATTGCGAAGATCAGTCTAATAATTCTTTGGGTGGTGATGATGTATCATCACACATAAGCTTTCAAAGCACTCAAAAAGGCAGTGAAGCTTCAGCGACAACAAGCTGTTATGAAACAGCACATGACACTACAGGCGCAAGTGCACCCAGGAAAGTTTCACATTATACCCAAAGCGAGTCCTCCGAAGAATCGCATGAACTGGAAAAAGGTATAATATTGATAAACCTAGATAACACACTAGAGCCGCCAGCAAGTGAGCATGCAACTGTGACTAAACTTATcaccaatgataataaaaatatgcatGGCAGTGAAAAACTATCTTCCAGCGCGTCATTTGATGATTCTTTAGGAGTAATTGAGTTGTCGGATGATGAGTCAGATGAAACGGGCGGATTTTAAACAAAAGTGTCTTTATTAAAGAGGAGAAAGAACAACAACAGAAGGAACTTGCAATAGAGCCAATAGCACGAAATGCGGAAAACATGCTCAGTAATTCCCATAACAAAAGTTCTATTGACTTTGAAGAATCAtttgaaaatgataaagaaaatcgtAGTTTGTTCAATAAGAGTACCGAAAAATCATTGCACGTCAATGATACCATGGAAGAAGTTGAGTACATGATGAAAAAAGGTATGCAGTATATGCAAGCCGCTGAACCTACAACAAAACTGGGTAATCTATCGCCAACCGATAGAGAGGGCGGAATGGCCTCGAAGGTTTCATGCTGCTACTTTTAGTTTTGCCTGTTACTTTTAGCTCATCTTGATTGGATTGCCATTTGGAGGCGATAGTTTTTGAGCACAGTAGAGAATGAGGGCATAccccacgcttcccaaggcagtcggttctatgtaccggagcgactcgggattcttcccgaccaaggactgtcatttcagtgtgaccccatttaatttgtttcgtccctcccacaaattgtcatcctcccagcagctggactgctacatattctcttactccgggaaggtatcgaacccaatccgggtccgtctcctgaccccggtcctgagaaatggttttgctgcatttgccagaaaagaatctttttaggacggtcatactctcttcagtgtgtctcgtgcaagggatggttgcatcggacaggttgttctgggcttgatccccaaacccgacgtccacgtaacttttataaatcttttgtggctccttgctgctcacgcccaagggcgtcccgtagtctacgcctaagcgccccacccccccactaccttccagcagcctcgctgctcagcaagccacaacaagtacccgctgctgctcgcgccccacggcgccaacaactcaaacagctgtaaccactcataactactaccttcgtagtagagctggtagcaatgctgagcatcagccccttcccccgtcttcttctcccccccccctcttttctggcagcaatcatgcaggtcagggaaacagactcttaatccctacctccgtttgcaccgtctgccagcacagaatatataggtttgcgacatccgctcaatgcagctcctgccttgggtggtgccactttcctagatgttctggtctccgcgacggcaacccctcgacgggtttcattgcgtcatgttgccaggtcgcaaaaccaaatcatccgggtaccccaatgcttgcccaagggcgccctgtcccaaggccacaccagcaattgcgtcctggccttctacaacctaggcgtagtcacccgtcacttacccctagagtggcggcgtcacccctcatgcacttcagaattctgcagttaaactgtaatggactaactgggaagattacggagatagtcgatttcatgaagcggcacaacatccgcattgctgcgattcaagagactaaactcacagcaagatctgcattgcagacctgctctgggtataatgtccacaggaaagaccgcgagagcggaaatggaggcggcctcgcgtttattatacaccactctgtgcaatattatatatttgatcctggcatcgaccgcagggacaatgtcttagaacgtcaaggcctatctgttcggtcaggcgatacaaatctagaaatcatcaacatctacatccctcctgtcacctgttgccccagtggatatcgccctaatatcgaggccttactcactggcaacaatcgcattatcttaggcgatttcaatgcccatcacgacctatggcattcaaacttgcgggcggacagtaggggtgagatgttggcggatcaaatagaagaaacgacgttctgcacaataaacggaggcgcccccacacgtatggtaggaagctgtcatagctcgccagatatctcaatcgtgagcgaagaactcgtaagctgcgtcaactggcagccgatggtaacattggcatccgaccacctgcccatacttatttcgttcgagcgtaccgccgtcttcatcgtcaccgaaaaacgcactttcataaacttcaaaaaaggaaagtgggaagaatataaatctgcaacagacagcagctttgctgccctccctatcccgactgatgcccgccaaggggagcgtgccttccgtaaggtcattgaatccgcctcggcacatttcattcccgccgggagaattcccgaaatccggccccacttcccggcggaggccgcgagcttagcgagggaacgcgaccttataagacagcttgatccaggcgacccccaaataaggaatataaaccaacgcatcagattgcttgtggacgaacacaagcgggcgaaatgggaagagcacctaagaggttgtaacctctctaccggtgtaggtaaactttggtccaccgtaaagtccctatcgaatccgactaagcacaaagacaaagtttccatgggattcaaggggttgtgtagcgcaatatatagcttctccaacccaattgtcaacctcaccttcgagcggcgaatcccgtttcactaacagacgaggctctggcgaccccaagctcctcatggaacttgggggtggggagggagggatggcctgaaggtttaatgtggccatataaatcgttcccgagatggtcgggccagcaccttaatggtgctgtgttaccggagcgtatcggatctgtatccgacaaaggaccatcacatcgataacactccccaaagccttcggggagtaacctaatcactacaacaacaacaacaacaaagtttccatcgcctttggcgataaggtgctgtcggatgcgaaaaaatgcgcgagcgctttctgccgacaatatataatgcatcctacggttgacaaagatagacggagagccaatagacacgcacataaacacaaattcagcgcgtcaccagtcaccatcaccgctagagaggttgaggacgccattggtcgcgctaaaccatccaaagcagtgggctcagacggcatagccatgccgatgcttaaaaacccagggaaagagggtttcaaatatttagcacatgtcttcaacctgtctctttccacctttgtcatacccgagaaatggaaaatggccaaggtggtcccgctactaaagcctgggaaaccagctaacataggtgagtcatatcgtccaatatctctcctatcgccagtggcaaagacgcttgaagccattttgctcccttatttccaagcacatttgcagctagcccctcatcagcatggcttcagaaaactccacagcactacctccgcgctaaatgtcattagcacccagataaattg is a genomic window of Eurosta solidaginis isolate ZX-2024a chromosome 4, ASM4086904v1, whole genome shotgun sequence containing:
- the LOC137250401 gene encoding tRNA (guanine(26)-N(2))-dimethyltransferase-like isoform X2, whose translation is MEVGEIAENKIATDDKAPERVIKESTTEIIAGGAVFYNPVQEFNRDLSISVLNVYSKRLIREREAATHKNAQNTNESNANDKKPYTASVKYDDGLRILEALFATGLRSIRYAKEVAGVREIVANDLSKVAVDSICVNMLHNGVEHLIVPSEGYAMILMYLPTSYEKRFDVINLDPYGCLNRFLDGAIQSLTSGGLLLVTATDMAVLAGNTPLRMKCCHEMGLRILLHCIETHANRYGKYIEPLLSISADVYIRVFVYVRRSQAKCKYSMSKQSMIFQCTGDTYTLQPMGIVKSKISDKDNAEVKCGIYAVIYTYY
- the LOC137250401 gene encoding tRNA (guanine(26)-N(2))-dimethyltransferase-like isoform X1; the protein is MEVGEIAENKIATDDKAPERVIKESTTEIIAGGAVFYNPVQEFNRDLSISVLNVYSKRLIREREAATHKNAQNTNESNANDKKPYTASVKYDDGLRILEALFATGLRSIRYAKEVAGVREIVANDLSKVAVDSICVNMLHNGVEHLIVPSEGYAMILMYLPTSYEKRFDVINLDPYGCLNRFLDGAIQSLTSGGLLLVTATDMAVLAGNTPLRMKCCHEMGLRILLHCIETHANRYGKYIEPLLSISADVYIRVFVYVRRSQAKCKYSMSKQSMIFQCTGDTYTLQPMGIVKSKISDKDNAEVKCERLQLGYKGKIAKISLIILWVVMMYHHT